A window from Fibrobacter sp. UWB11 encodes these proteins:
- the pilM gene encoding pilus assembly protein PilM, protein MALGLIARIRGERETVGIDVGHYSIKYVKVYHDANGKRIVREVDLEPVPAGSIINGLIQRRDSDDLAADNGGKKEKDGFDKLGEAFSRLMLRHQIDENVDVVASVNCGAGEGGVLVDRLTIKVPKNGNEDAIIVQTAQSRPPFDDQENVLDYEVVSREGDEVKVNVVAAKSAMLDSWAQFFTRKGIKLSALDVDIFGLLNAFVMTASDEDRKKTTAIFNIGDSKMSVGFIQDGAFHSVRSMNGGSLNVIINKLSSSLDISAEKCHEMFEKNDLKVIDDVAISVLEDAMDVAFEELMSQITFGIRYHSSAEDARPLERILIGGGGATVPGLLEYIAEKTGIETGSVNPFRSVECDSSVVDKDGMSIALSNIYAPALGLAMRKF, encoded by the coding sequence TTGGCTTTAGGGTTGATTGCTAGAATTCGCGGTGAACGCGAAACTGTTGGCATTGATGTTGGCCACTACAGCATCAAGTACGTTAAGGTCTATCATGATGCTAACGGTAAAAGGATTGTGCGTGAAGTGGATTTGGAACCCGTTCCGGCGGGCTCCATCATCAATGGTCTTATCCAAAGACGTGATTCCGACGATCTGGCCGCAGATAATGGCGGAAAGAAGGAGAAGGACGGCTTCGACAAGTTGGGCGAGGCTTTTTCCAGATTGATGCTTCGCCACCAGATTGATGAAAATGTGGATGTTGTGGCTTCGGTGAACTGTGGTGCCGGTGAAGGTGGCGTCCTTGTGGACCGTCTCACGATCAAGGTTCCGAAAAACGGCAACGAAGATGCAATTATCGTTCAGACTGCACAGTCCCGTCCGCCGTTCGATGACCAAGAAAACGTTCTGGACTACGAGGTTGTGTCTCGCGAAGGCGATGAAGTCAAGGTGAACGTGGTTGCTGCAAAGAGCGCCATGCTTGATTCCTGGGCGCAGTTCTTTACCCGCAAGGGCATTAAGCTTTCTGCTTTGGATGTCGATATCTTTGGCTTGCTGAATGCGTTTGTCATGACTGCATCTGACGAAGACCGCAAAAAGACTACGGCAATCTTCAATATTGGCGATAGCAAGATGAGTGTGGGCTTTATTCAAGATGGCGCCTTCCACTCCGTGCGATCCATGAATGGTGGTTCGCTGAATGTTATTATTAACAAACTATCTTCCAGCCTCGATATTTCTGCGGAAAAGTGCCATGAAATGTTCGAGAAGAACGACTTGAAGGTTATTGACGACGTTGCAATCTCGGTTCTTGAAGATGCTATGGATGTTGCGTTCGAAGAACTCATGTCGCAAATTACATTTGGTATCCGCTACCATTCTTCTGCCGAAGATGCTCGTCCGCTCGAAAGAATCTTGATTGGTGGCGGTGGTGCTACTGTTCCTGGCTTGTTGGAATACATTGCAGAAAAGACCGGAATTGAAACAGGCTCTGTCAACCCCTTCCGTTCTGTGGAATGTGATTCTAGCGTGGTCGATAAGGACGGCATGTCGATTGCCTTGTCTAACATTTACGCCCCGGCTTTGGGACTTGCAATGAGGAAGTTCTAA
- a CDS encoding PilN domain-containing protein, with the protein MATKKNKGANKALAITINLLPGEHRKTQKDLTWLTDRRIVWPTIIFIVFIFAALFTYAYTLQEMASIEAELQSVRAAVERERPLLKKISVLEKNQSIINTKINALKSIQISKKRWVVLFENISSVLPPNMWLLSLSQVGEFNLEMRGTTFDFSEVAEYMVKLEKQVSINKVSLVSISTTKVDGDEAYNFTLKVELKKDLGEEG; encoded by the coding sequence ATGGCTACTAAGAAGAATAAAGGTGCCAATAAGGCGCTAGCGATTACGATCAACCTTTTGCCGGGCGAACACCGCAAAACGCAAAAGGATTTGACTTGGCTTACCGACCGCCGTATTGTGTGGCCTACCATTATATTTATTGTTTTTATTTTTGCTGCGTTGTTCACTTATGCATACACGTTGCAGGAAATGGCAAGCATAGAAGCGGAACTCCAATCCGTACGTGCTGCTGTTGAACGTGAACGTCCGTTGCTCAAGAAAATCAGCGTTCTCGAAAAGAACCAGTCTATTATTAATACCAAGATTAATGCTCTCAAGTCAATCCAGATTAGCAAAAAGCGCTGGGTGGTACTGTTTGAGAATATTTCCTCGGTGTTACCCCCGAACATGTGGCTTTTGAGTTTGTCCCAAGTGGGCGAATTCAACCTCGAAATGAGGGGCACGACGTTTGACTTCTCCGAAGTGGCTGAATACATGGTCAAGCTCGAGAAACAAGTCAGCATAAACAAAGTCTCGCTTGTATCTATCTCTACAACAAAAGTAGATGGCGACGAGGCCTACAACTTTACACTCAAGGTCGAACTCAAGAAAGACCTTGGAGAGGAGGGTTGA
- a CDS encoding type 4a pilus biogenesis protein PilO, protein MGNFNIDFKDKKNVYCIALIVAILLLVYSVYTYIWDPFTIEYASLEDQRNSAQTELNKINAKRHRVAELEMQLAQAEKDFQKLKEMFPEEEKVPLRLQDLYSVLRSSGVQIQKFNPEGRSEREHYIENRYSIAVNSGYHMLGYLFAEIANFNYPTAITNLKLSRYSGIAAEVQKAETHGWTPITMSVNFNLTTYTSKKVGK, encoded by the coding sequence ATGGGCAACTTTAATATTGACTTTAAAGACAAGAAAAATGTATACTGCATTGCGTTGATTGTCGCTATTCTGTTGTTGGTTTATTCTGTCTATACGTATATATGGGATCCGTTCACGATTGAATATGCAAGTCTTGAAGATCAGAGAAATTCTGCACAAACAGAATTGAACAAGATTAACGCTAAGAGACATCGCGTCGCAGAACTCGAAATGCAGCTTGCTCAGGCCGAGAAAGATTTCCAGAAATTAAAGGAAATGTTCCCGGAAGAAGAAAAAGTTCCTCTGCGTTTGCAGGATCTTTATTCTGTGCTGCGTAGCTCTGGTGTGCAGATCCAGAAGTTCAATCCGGAAGGCCGTTCCGAAAGAGAACACTACATTGAAAACCGCTATTCGATTGCGGTTAATTCCGGTTATCATATGCTCGGTTACTTGTTTGCTGAAATTGCAAACTTCAACTATCCGACTGCAATTACGAACCTGAAACTTTCTCGCTACTCTGGCATTGCTGCCGAAGTGCAGAAGGCTGAAACTCACGGTTGGACTCCGATTACCATGTCGGTGAACTTCAACTTGACCACTTATACATCCAAGAAGGTTGGCAAATAA
- the pilQ gene encoding type IV pilus secretin PilQ has product MKKLTKILTILIMVASFATAWAAPAEGSVAPNKKLYDFNFVNMDYEAIFRSVSVIAGVDILIAPDVKGKISLRVTKKTWQETLDIICSMNDLTWVIQDKYISIQRQSTYQAKQKKIADEEAQAEQTAPLIRKNFQVHHAKADELVKVLENMKSNRGKISVVERTNSIIVYDTESKIEQMGNALTELDVETLQIMITAKLVVVNSELARELGVDWTATMGSGSLTPGTAAAATGATAGSSRISGAIQSFPNRASPAVGNPSTAITASLLDNNLQIAISNLMGDASTEVLASPQVSTLDNTEALVFMGDKVSIRVIDDSGESSTKMVETGIKLTVTPHVSGDNRILLDLHPENNSYGYDEKGEVVISTQEAKTKVVVADGETVVIGGLTRNENTESESGIPFLKDIPLLGNLFKYSRKSITKKDLVIFVTPRIIRNYIGNVDISEKSEMTSSVAAPELKPVEQAEEAPIATGETPDAPVPENSHDDSWNQ; this is encoded by the coding sequence GTGAAAAAGCTGACTAAAATTCTGACGATTCTTATCATGGTAGCAAGTTTTGCTACCGCGTGGGCGGCTCCTGCTGAGGGCTCGGTTGCTCCGAATAAGAAGTTATATGACTTTAACTTCGTCAACATGGATTACGAAGCGATTTTCCGCTCTGTTTCCGTGATTGCTGGCGTGGATATTTTGATCGCTCCCGATGTCAAGGGAAAGATTAGCTTGCGCGTGACCAAAAAGACCTGGCAAGAAACTTTGGACATTATTTGTAGCATGAATGACCTCACGTGGGTGATTCAGGACAAGTACATTTCAATTCAGCGCCAGAGTACTTATCAGGCAAAGCAGAAAAAAATTGCTGACGAAGAAGCTCAGGCCGAACAGACCGCTCCTCTTATTCGTAAGAATTTCCAGGTGCATCACGCCAAGGCTGATGAACTCGTCAAGGTTCTTGAAAACATGAAGTCTAACCGTGGTAAGATTTCTGTTGTGGAACGTACGAACTCCATCATCGTTTACGATACCGAAAGCAAAATCGAGCAGATGGGTAACGCTTTGACCGAACTTGACGTCGAAACGCTCCAGATCATGATTACTGCAAAGCTCGTGGTCGTGAACAGCGAACTTGCTCGCGAACTCGGTGTTGACTGGACCGCTACGATGGGTTCTGGTTCGCTTACGCCGGGGACTGCCGCTGCTGCAACGGGTGCTACCGCCGGTTCTAGCCGAATCAGTGGTGCTATCCAGTCTTTCCCGAACAGAGCATCGCCGGCTGTGGGTAATCCGAGTACCGCCATTACGGCAAGCCTCTTGGACAACAATCTCCAGATTGCAATTTCGAACTTGATGGGTGATGCTTCTACGGAAGTGCTTGCTTCTCCGCAGGTTTCTACGCTCGATAACACTGAAGCTCTCGTGTTTATGGGTGACAAGGTTTCCATCCGCGTGATTGACGATAGCGGTGAATCTTCGACTAAGATGGTTGAAACGGGTATCAAACTTACCGTTACTCCGCACGTCTCTGGCGACAATCGCATTTTGCTCGACCTCCATCCGGAAAACAACTCCTATGGTTATGACGAAAAGGGCGAAGTCGTGATTTCGACCCAGGAAGCAAAGACCAAGGTTGTTGTGGCTGATGGTGAAACGGTCGTGATTGGTGGCCTTACCCGTAACGAAAACACTGAAAGCGAAAGCGGTATCCCGTTCCTCAAGGATATTCCGCTGCTTGGTAACCTCTTCAAGTATAGCCGCAAGTCTATTACGAAGAAGGACCTCGTGATCTTTGTGACGCCGAGAATCATTCGCAATTACATCGGCAATGTCGATATTTCCGAAAAGTCTGAAATGACTTCTAGCGTTGCTGCTCCGGAACTTAAGCCGGTCGAACAGGCTGAAGAAGCTCCGATTGCAACAGGTGAAACCCCGGACGCTCCGGTTCCGGAAAATTCACACGATGACAGCTGGAATCAGTAA
- a CDS encoding InlB B-repeat-containing protein has product MNKVMGRSLALLLCAGSLANIAAKNDYTVINEEDRWNYIYNNLDRKKMPLDTIEPISVKITGSKDVYGYPTGEIYYNDNFRCGTELYRNFPSFVSGVIGQGYGTPTGTFASNTFTYLIAKNSSGDFDYGWYAGDSKFTTSWASKASTSNYNGSYNIAFLGDCGSHKIDPTIKDVIKAAEATGYSRARLTIDLLNYITRDESLDQLKSMWVSNNEDWNNYHLGRAFYYLYLSKATTYGGFDCVSTNCPASKTDVYDLYGNSSNTTHRSYEFNFRSNEPQFTYVDVAYETRRYTYSKEQGKYVPGKWESYNQTFCREYIGYDLGSGPETSSSCDKYDDVTIKVTGSNFGKTAEQKFFEHDSLDEFRVRWRTLIAEGQTNKGAHDMQVWDTTYSDILKFVRKYYVSIGGNQAEGSVDFNGGFYNAGTKFDKIVAVPKAGYVFDRWNISADNGGGVLSYNRALTDFVVRGDSTLYAIFAKKTDENTHVVTFTDFDGIVLGRDTVLTGHPAIAPNAPSRKGLTFKGWDKAFNKVTEDITVKAVYESMKLTHRFSLAGFKTAESADDVTLNTPNNCFVVSNGHFNESGMPLDYRVDVTVKNTGACAQNEQVNVWFNAGDLKKLDIVVGGVEKFDVSALSLGNSISKVEFWFKRFEVQFMVVNLNGNLGYSTMKKEYVPEGMSATPPPPDEVPAQRGFVFSEWGTDYSKIVKNTTVAAQYRELKSFWVHFRDYDESVILDSLYYQGDKVVIPEKPEHSGLTFKGWDNMPDVFEYDKVTEITATYEAKSNPEFDFTVADYKTAKTVSDLDVQGPNKCFVLQEKSFMQYDKEKDYAEGKEDALQYHLAVNFKIEDSDECSNDSLVNIWKFNIQNKVASTVKVNGVEDVIWNAGSSMGYLHFNYTWFRIRFLGDDRVVSSDGTVIKENTILKTELVGQGLSATPPEDTKLRCKIFKQWDRKYTEIKSSYNVYGEYENTPSKKVTFKDFDGSVLQDSVYCDDEIVVAPKDPVHKGLIFKGWDQKVEEIESSTSVTATYEVEKAPEYSFTVTNYEKAVKATDANVKTPNNCFVVATQAFKDLSDGYDYTEGNKDPWRYILEVEVDVADTGSCANDSLANIWRFYSKTDHNLDVMVNTLKAKDLFIQILTIEKIGVKFQYLWYPVVFADYDGKVLKTEIVGEKQAATPPKDPTRSLYKFKGWKFIDEGVGYECISSNMLGRGASINNQITFVADYEKLPTVVVTFLDFNGTLVGKEEILKGASETSVKPPVHAGLTFVGWSKDLNLITKNDSVYAVYKVAATPDFVYTISGLEVGKSSKDLKIKTPNSCFKASVKELYLDNKKYEGKLEAGKYVMYMNLAVSDTDKCADDSLVNIWKTLSQKNINDILVINGNPAYFSGEKLNGEIVYSFELKKSDKESIPGVKMAPQFKLATIGRNIQVMNARKGSAYAVLDMQGNVITSGTVDSANFNVTMSRSGAYVVRVGSVAQLVRVK; this is encoded by the coding sequence ATGAATAAGGTTATGGGTCGTTCCTTGGCGCTATTGCTTTGCGCTGGGTCGCTTGCAAATATAGCAGCTAAGAATGATTATACTGTTATAAATGAAGAAGATCGATGGAATTATATCTACAATAATCTTGATCGAAAAAAAATGCCTTTAGATACGATTGAACCGATTTCTGTGAAAATTACAGGTTCAAAAGATGTTTATGGTTATCCTACTGGCGAAATCTATTACAATGACAACTTCAGGTGCGGTACCGAATTGTATCGTAACTTTCCGTCGTTTGTTTCGGGTGTAATTGGACAAGGTTATGGAACTCCTACTGGAACGTTTGCTTCGAATACGTTTACTTATTTGATAGCGAAAAACAGTTCCGGTGACTTTGATTACGGTTGGTATGCTGGTGATAGCAAATTTACCACTTCATGGGCTTCAAAAGCTAGTACTAGCAATTATAATGGATCGTATAATATTGCATTTTTGGGCGATTGTGGCTCGCACAAGATTGACCCTACAATCAAGGATGTCATAAAGGCTGCTGAAGCTACGGGATATTCTCGCGCGCGCCTAACCATTGACCTTTTGAACTATATTACTAGAGATGAATCGTTGGACCAACTAAAGTCCATGTGGGTTTCCAATAATGAAGATTGGAATAATTACCATTTAGGTAGAGCTTTCTATTATCTGTATCTTTCTAAAGCTACAACGTATGGCGGATTTGATTGCGTCAGCACAAATTGTCCGGCCTCAAAAACGGATGTTTATGATTTGTATGGTAATAGTTCCAATACCACTCATAGGTCGTATGAGTTTAATTTTAGATCTAATGAACCCCAATTTACATATGTTGATGTAGCTTATGAAACTAGACGATATACCTATTCCAAGGAACAAGGAAAGTATGTGCCTGGAAAATGGGAAAGTTATAATCAAACTTTTTGTAGAGAGTATATTGGCTATGATTTAGGATCGGGACCAGAGACTTCTTCTTCTTGTGATAAATATGACGATGTTACTATCAAAGTGACTGGAAGTAATTTTGGTAAAACTGCAGAACAGAAATTTTTCGAGCATGATTCTTTGGATGAATTCCGAGTACGTTGGAGAACTTTGATTGCTGAGGGACAAACGAATAAGGGTGCCCATGATATGCAGGTGTGGGATACCACATATTCGGACATTTTGAAGTTTGTACGTAAATATTATGTCTCGATAGGCGGTAATCAGGCTGAAGGTAGTGTAGATTTTAATGGCGGTTTTTATAACGCTGGAACCAAGTTTGATAAAATTGTGGCCGTTCCTAAAGCAGGGTATGTTTTTGATAGATGGAATATATCTGCGGATAATGGAGGTGGTGTTCTCAGTTACAATAGAGCGCTGACCGATTTTGTTGTTCGCGGTGATTCTACGTTGTATGCTATATTTGCCAAGAAAACAGACGAAAATACGCACGTTGTGACATTTACTGATTTTGATGGCATTGTTTTAGGACGAGATACCGTCTTAACAGGTCACCCTGCTATTGCTCCAAACGCACCTTCTCGTAAGGGACTTACTTTTAAAGGATGGGATAAGGCTTTTAATAAAGTGACAGAAGATATTACGGTGAAGGCTGTTTACGAGTCAATGAAACTTACGCATAGATTTAGTTTAGCTGGCTTTAAAACAGCTGAAAGTGCAGATGATGTCACGCTTAATACGCCGAATAATTGCTTTGTTGTTTCTAATGGTCATTTCAATGAAAGTGGGATGCCCCTTGACTATAGAGTTGATGTGACTGTTAAAAATACTGGTGCCTGTGCTCAAAATGAACAGGTCAATGTATGGTTTAATGCTGGTGATTTGAAAAAGCTTGATATTGTTGTTGGTGGAGTGGAAAAATTTGACGTTTCTGCTTTGAGTTTAGGAAATTCCATTAGCAAGGTTGAATTCTGGTTCAAGAGATTTGAAGTCCAGTTCATGGTGGTCAATTTGAATGGTAATCTTGGCTATAGCACGATGAAAAAAGAATATGTGCCCGAAGGAATGTCTGCAACTCCGCCTCCACCAGACGAAGTTCCTGCGCAAAGAGGTTTTGTATTCTCAGAATGGGGTACCGATTATTCTAAAATTGTGAAAAATACGACTGTCGCGGCTCAGTATAGGGAACTTAAATCTTTCTGGGTGCACTTTAGAGATTATGATGAATCGGTTATATTGGATTCCTTGTATTATCAAGGAGATAAAGTTGTCATTCCGGAGAAGCCTGAACACAGTGGCTTGACATTCAAGGGCTGGGATAATATGCCCGATGTCTTTGAATATGACAAAGTAACTGAGATTACGGCAACTTACGAAGCCAAGAGTAATCCTGAGTTCGATTTCACTGTAGCTGATTACAAGACTGCAAAGACTGTTTCTGACCTCGATGTGCAGGGGCCAAACAAGTGCTTTGTCTTGCAAGAAAAGTCATTTATGCAATATGATAAGGAAAAAGATTATGCCGAAGGCAAAGAAGATGCCTTGCAGTATCATTTGGCTGTAAACTTCAAAATCGAAGATTCTGATGAGTGTTCTAATGATAGCTTAGTTAATATTTGGAAGTTTAATATCCAAAATAAAGTAGCGTCTACGGTAAAGGTGAATGGCGTGGAAGATGTTATTTGGAATGCAGGCAGTAGTATGGGCTATTTGCACTTCAACTATACCTGGTTCCGTATACGGTTCCTTGGTGATGATAGAGTTGTTTCGAGTGATGGAACTGTAATAAAGGAAAATACGATTTTGAAAACGGAACTTGTCGGACAGGGATTATCGGCAACGCCTCCAGAAGATACAAAGCTTAGATGTAAAATCTTCAAGCAATGGGATCGTAAATATACTGAAATCAAAAGTAGTTACAATGTTTATGGGGAGTATGAGAATACTCCTTCTAAGAAGGTTACTTTTAAGGATTTCGATGGATCTGTATTACAGGATTCTGTGTATTGCGATGATGAAATCGTTGTTGCCCCCAAAGATCCTGTGCATAAAGGCTTAATTTTCAAGGGCTGGGATCAAAAGGTCGAAGAAATCGAAAGCTCGACTTCTGTTACGGCTACTTACGAAGTCGAGAAAGCTCCTGAATACAGTTTTACTGTGACAAATTACGAAAAGGCCGTAAAGGCGACTGATGCCAATGTCAAGACTCCGAACAATTGCTTTGTTGTTGCAACACAAGCGTTTAAGGATTTGTCGGATGGCTATGATTACACTGAAGGTAATAAAGACCCTTGGCGTTATATATTGGAAGTTGAAGTTGATGTTGCTGATACAGGTTCTTGTGCTAATGATAGTCTTGCCAATATCTGGAGATTCTATAGTAAGACGGATCACAACCTTGACGTGATGGTAAATACGCTGAAGGCTAAAGATTTGTTCATTCAGATTCTTACTATAGAAAAAATTGGAGTGAAGTTCCAGTATTTATGGTATCCGGTGGTGTTTGCTGACTATGATGGGAAAGTCCTGAAAACGGAAATTGTCGGCGAAAAACAGGCTGCAACTCCGCCGAAAGACCCTACACGTTCGCTTTACAAGTTCAAGGGCTGGAAGTTTATTGATGAGGGCGTTGGGTATGAATGTATTTCGTCTAACATGTTGGGCCGAGGAGCTTCAATAAATAATCAGATTACGTTTGTAGCGGATTACGAAAAACTCCCGACGGTTGTAGTGACGTTCTTGGATTTCAATGGCACCCTCGTTGGCAAAGAGGAAATTTTGAAGGGCGCTTCTGAGACTTCTGTAAAGCCTCCTGTGCATGCTGGTCTCACATTCGTTGGCTGGAGCAAAGATTTGAATCTGATTACTAAAAATGATTCTGTTTATGCAGTTTACAAGGTTGCTGCAACTCCGGACTTTGTTTATACCATTTCGGGTTTAGAGGTGGGCAAGTCTTCGAAAGATCTTAAGATAAAAACGCCGAACAGTTGCTTTAAGGCTTCTGTCAAGGAACTTTATTTGGATAACAAAAAATATGAAGGAAAGTTGGAGGCTGGCAAGTATGTTATGTATATGAATCTTGCTGTCTCTGATACTGACAAATGCGCTGATGATAGTTTGGTGAATATATGGAAAACGCTTTCACAGAAAAATATCAATGATATACTTGTCATTAATGGAAATCCGGCATATTTCTCTGGAGAAAAACTTAATGGCGAGATTGTCTATAGCTTTGAATTGAAAAAATCGGATAAGGAATCTATTCCTGGTGTGAAAATGGCTCCTCAGTTCAAGCTGGCAACCATCGGTCGCAATATCCAGGTGATGAATGCCCGCAAGGGGAGTGCTTACGCAGTGCTCGATATGCAAGGAAACGTTATTACGTCAGGAACGGTTGATTCTGCCAACTTCAATGTGACTATGTCTCGCTCTGGAGCGTATGTCGTGCGTGTTGGAAGTGTTGCTCAGCTTGTTCGTGTGAAGTAA
- the holA gene encoding DNA polymerase III subunit delta yields MFVTLIGKDQFSKDKRIDKFLSETLGDRISDPMAKQVLYATDTNIASISDVIIEACDSVSMFSPEQVIVVRKAEAMKADDCKAIAKWLPHAASGKVLFDFETLLASSELYKALSKVCKVEKYDVPKQYEMADWISAVVPTHFNKAIEPAASQYLAEALGNDTKLVSEEVEKILLYAPDCKKITIDLVKTMVVSQRDIPTYEIEGFFGMQDAKAYVQKLNELLNSGVDAIRISNTLYSYALSLLNYASLTAKGISPEEAAKKIGKNYYMFVKKGQAAECCRRWRKPLLIRVLRRLADLNYEMKSGKCPTRMSQELALAALVVR; encoded by the coding sequence ATGTTCGTAACGCTCATCGGCAAAGACCAGTTCAGCAAGGACAAGCGAATCGATAAATTCCTGTCCGAAACTCTTGGCGACCGGATCTCTGATCCGATGGCCAAGCAGGTGCTTTACGCCACCGATACAAACATCGCCTCCATCTCCGATGTCATCATCGAAGCGTGCGATTCCGTGTCGATGTTCTCGCCGGAACAGGTCATCGTCGTGCGTAAGGCAGAAGCCATGAAGGCCGACGATTGCAAAGCAATCGCCAAATGGCTCCCCCATGCGGCAAGCGGCAAAGTGCTCTTTGACTTCGAAACGCTCCTCGCCAGTAGCGAACTTTACAAGGCGCTTTCGAAGGTCTGCAAAGTCGAAAAGTACGACGTGCCGAAGCAATACGAAATGGCAGACTGGATTTCGGCTGTTGTCCCGACGCATTTCAACAAGGCAATCGAGCCTGCAGCATCGCAGTACCTCGCCGAAGCGCTCGGCAACGACACCAAGCTCGTCAGTGAAGAAGTCGAAAAGATTCTGCTTTACGCCCCCGACTGCAAAAAGATAACCATCGACCTCGTGAAAACGATGGTCGTTTCGCAGCGTGATATCCCCACCTACGAAATTGAAGGTTTCTTCGGGATGCAAGATGCAAAAGCGTACGTTCAGAAGCTGAACGAACTTTTGAACAGCGGCGTTGACGCCATCCGCATTTCGAACACGCTTTACAGCTACGCGCTCTCGCTCTTGAACTATGCCTCGCTTACGGCCAAGGGCATTTCGCCCGAAGAGGCTGCCAAGAAAATCGGAAAGAACTACTACATGTTCGTCAAGAAAGGTCAAGCCGCAGAGTGCTGCCGTCGTTGGCGCAAGCCACTCCTGATCCGCGTACTCCGTCGCCTCGCCGACCTTAATTACGAAATGAAAAGTGGCAAGTGCCCGACCCGCATGAGCCAGGAACTCGCCCTCGCCGCTCTCGTCGTGCGATAG
- the greA gene encoding transcription elongation factor GreA, which translates to MEKIMFTQEAYDKLVKDLENLKNVERPRVLQELVDARAQGDLSENAEYHAAKERLAAIDNIEMPKLQDQLARAQVIAFDTNSDTIKFGATVTAKNLKTKRDIVYQLVSPEEADALNGKISFKSPIGAALMGKKRGDVVEVVTPKGKNQFEIIDFK; encoded by the coding sequence ATGGAAAAGATCATGTTTACACAAGAGGCTTACGACAAGCTCGTTAAGGACCTTGAAAATTTAAAAAATGTTGAACGTCCCCGCGTACTTCAAGAATTAGTTGATGCCCGTGCACAAGGCGATTTGAGTGAAAACGCAGAATATCATGCCGCCAAGGAGCGCCTCGCCGCTATCGACAACATCGAAATGCCGAAGCTTCAGGACCAGCTCGCCCGTGCCCAGGTGATTGCTTTTGATACGAATTCCGATACCATCAAGTTCGGCGCAACCGTTACCGCCAAGAACTTGAAGACCAAGCGTGATATCGTCTATCAGCTCGTCTCTCCAGAAGAAGCCGATGCCCTCAATGGCAAAATCAGCTTCAAGAGCCCGATTGGCGCAGCCCTCATGGGCAAAAAGCGCGGCGATGTCGTCGAAGTTGTGACCCCGAAGGGCAAGAACCAGTTCGAAATCATCGATTTCAAGTAA